ccGTTCTTCTATATTTATTAGTAACACTAGTTAATCACCCGCGCTATGCTGCggtattttcaaattttttgtatcgtttaatttaaatataatttttaattatctaatcatttacttatataataagtaattattcttagtattaaaatatattttttctaacaacattCTCAACAATGCATTATACACACAATTCATAAACAATGTTCgtcttaaactaattaaatagaGGGTAATATTGGGATTCTCGAAAcctaagaatttgatgattaaacTTCTTACATACTCTTCACCCTCGGcgatttattatatagatatataacaaTATGCAAACTATTCAAACTATTAATTAATCCATGACTACTATACACTCATAATTTGAGTTAagattacagaaaaaaatcttttgagtatgagaaaaccaatcaaattattttattgaaaaacatttaataacaaaataaatttagtattagtacaattaaatatgtaaaattaaataataaatatatcattaatctataaattaaaagttgaagagcttacattaattattcaGTGGACACATGGCAAATGttaaagtgatgatgtgtcaatcatatGGAGAGAATTGgtcaactttcatatatatgatttatctcacaaaaatactatttttatttttaccttgtttttaaattataaatttttattatgaaatttttaactCGTCGAGTACATCTCTTATTAGTTAAatattcttacatttttacaATTGGTtccaattatattttctaaaaatattgggaaattgaaagattttaattattttcggTTTTAACGTGGATTATTGatgtgaattattttttatttatttcttaattaaaaacaaattaaataatattagcTAATCAAAGGTGTTAATTATAATTACACAAATACTCAAAATATATGAGTaacttttaaaagatgtaTGATATTCTAGTAATATTCATACTTTTCTATAACATCTAAGTAATTAATTCGTTTTTGTGactgaattttaaataaaattcaagatataacaaaatggagaagaaaaagaatagtaaacaaaaaacgtaGACAACAAAATATTCACACTTATAACTTGGTGAGTGTTACCAAAGTCACTAAGCAATTTTAGATTGTTCACCCTATTTTTaccttgttttgtttccagGAATCAATTATAATCAACGAGGATCTAGTTCgaaatatttcttttagtacaaacatttataatcttaaaatccaaaagaaacgCATGATGACGATATTTATTGTATAATCAAGTcaatgtaatgttttattaatttttattccACAGAGATGTAATTAATCATATTTAGATATTCCCCGGACCACCGTAAAAGATTATATGACCGGCTTCTGGGTATGCGGGAATATTATAGTCGTCTACAACTTGGTAGCCACGAGTATCGTCCACGAATTTTTCGGTATATGCCACTTTGCGGTCAATGTTATTAAAACCGTCGATTACAGATATCCGTTTGATATATGCATCGTAGCGCATACTAGCATCAAGAAAATATCCATATCCCATTTGAGGACTCGGCTGTGATGCACTATACGCTTCTCCACCCCACTCCACCAAATTTCCAGAGCTTTGATGAAATCTACTCGACGGCCAAAATCCAACTTCCTCTGCAGCATTACCAAATTGCAACCACCAATTTCCATTTATTTGGTCCTGTTACCCGAAAATAATAGGTGaattttttcattagtttaagaaacacacaaatatgTATGCATAAAATTGTGAATGCTGTGTCATACTCCTAATTATTTAAACCTTGATTAGACCGAAGATTGCATAATGAGTTGTCTTAGCACCACGAACAGACACTGGCAATAATGCCATACCAAGATGAAAATCTTGACGAACGAGTATCATTCCTACGTCGCAGTCATTATTGTAACATGATTTTCCACCTGACTGTTCCatcaatatatacattttcttacTAACatgtatacaaaatataaaaattaaagaaaaaatttactAGCATGATATGCGTGACTCACATTTGTATAGACGAAAGTCCGAGGTTGGTCGTCCTTGTACAATGTTGGATTTACCTGAATTAGTACATATAATATGTGTTcatgaaacaatataatacatattttgttagttactaaaataaattaagtaaCTAGAGCTCGTTGACAGGTGCTTTTATCTAGTGCAAGTTGTAGATGgcaaacaaattaaatcaaataactTACAGTAAAACCGGTTTGGAGGAAATCACTTCCAATCTGAATGTGAAGTCGAGAAGCACTGAATTGGTTTGGCCTAACCTTAGGAGCGGTTAAACAAAGTTCCATCGTTGCTCCATTGAACCTCTTGTCTTGGCCAACCGTCCTAGCCACCGCAAACTAATAGCGTTCAATTTCATTCAATAACCAATTCTTATTATCAGTAATcagtataaatatatcaaaacattattaattaaaagaagCAACGTACATGATGTTGGTTGTCACTATTAGTATCATCAGTGGTAAAATTCCAAGAGCCACGAGGTTTATGATTATCGCCAAATGAGTCGAATCTCAAAAGATCTTCTTTGGTGACTCTTTGTATGGGGACGGTACCAATGGGACAACCCACACCATTCTCCCATAGGTAACCAAAATTGGTATtatttgtctttctttctctcattctTTTCCATATTGGGCGCATCTAAAACATGTCGAACACCATAAATATATTACtgtagttttcttttaatgtttctaaaagaatataagtatatagaactgatatatgaaattatatatacctTGTAATGGTATGTGTGATTCTTCATTGAAGGGTGATCAAATGCTGGTTGCTTGAAGAAATCCACACATCCGTATCTTTCTCCATCTATACTCTATCATTACAGCAATATATAAAGAAGTTAACATTTATTACttaattgtataatatatagagaacaGTAACATGGTTATGAAGATATATTAAAACCTTGATGATCTTGACAGCAGGTTTGTTGATAGTCCTTAGTCTCTTCTCGATTTCTAAATCTTCAACTTTAGAAAGGCTCTTAGCTTCAACAAAGTCATTGttatgatttataattatgttaCCAAAGATGCAACACATTAAGAACATCCATATCACTTCCATTTGAATCAACAATAGAGAGAGACGAGAGAGTTATTGATTTTGAAGCATGGAAGATAACCCTTTAATATATAAGGCTGGAGGAggaacaaaacatttttcaattaattcAAGACCATTGACCAAAATTTTTGGGGAAAGAGTTTTATGGTAGATTAATCAATTAGCATTGACCAAAAGTAATTAGTGTTTGTTCAACAATTCCTGAGATAAAAATCTGTTAATATTATGAATTAACACATAATACCATTGatttaaatcattttggtAGATTTACAATAGGGCTAATAAGTATGTCTACTTTCTACTTGTAATTAATTTCATATCATTGTATTATATCTATAGTAGCCATTATTTTCCCGATTTTTCCTTGAAGACAAtaacattaaaacaaaaaatccatgaatcaatatgttttgtttttacaaattcAAGTTCACGAAGTACTTTGCAAAATTTTTGTTAGCCTTCTCCGATTGAGTTTCGGCAAAGGGTTGTTTTCTGTGTTAGTGCGCCTCTTGTGTAGGGGTTTTCGTCGATTGGTCTCCTCCGAGTTGGGACTCATGGGTTTGGTCGTTGGGCCTATTAATGTTATGGGTTGTCTCTCTTGTTTCGGTTTGTTACccttatttgtttgttttattttatgtttttaatctaTGTTAACATTTGTAAGGAATTAGCCCAATATGTTTACATCTCCATCCTCTATCTTCACGCGACTTCATCATCCTCTCTGCCAAGAGTAACAAATTATCAATAACCTGAATCAACGATGGTAGCAATTGAATCGATCATTTAGCTGAAGCTTAAACTTCAcgaaaattaatttatatcatATGAAcgtaatacatatatatctcatAAGCAAACATCcattatttctttgtttctctagTTTCATTTCAAGAAACCCAATAAAAGAGTGAACAAaggtcccaaaaaaaaaaaaacatattaaagaccaaaaagaaaaacacaaacgtaggaagaaacaaaaccaatatatGTTATCGATCGATGGAGAAGTAGTGACTCTTTTGATTCTTCGATAGTCAAAATCATCCCAGAGAGATTGAATTGTTTCTTTAAGCAGCGACGACTTTGTCCTTGGCGGCattctctcctcctccttcgaGCTGGCTCAAGTTTCCTTTCTCCTTGATCAGCTGAATATGATGATGCTTGCAATATAGCTTACCCTCGTGAGCTATGTAATTCGAAGGGCTTATCGTGCAGCCTCCATGTGTACACTTGAAGCAGCTCTTGTGGTACAATGTTCCATTCACCGATACCTACACAAAGTCCACATTATAAGCAATGTTTCAGCTCTGGTTTAAGCCAAGAACAGATCAGATTCGTTATGGAAACAATCTAACAATCTTCTTTGACACAACTTGATTCTGATCAGGAAAGATTTGAGATTGGATACCTTCTCAATTGGATACACGGTTTTGTCGCAACCAACGCATTTCTCTCGTGTTCCACCAAACATATTCGAAACTTTGGTTCCAGCAGGTCTCTGTTAAACTTCTCTCAtgttaaatgttaaaaaaattcaagaacctcaaaaacagaaaaagggTTTTGTTCTGCTGTCCGAAAGTACCTCTCCCTCCAAAGGCCTATCAGGTTTCCCAATCTTTGGTGTCCctgtacatatatatgaatcaaacTTTAGATAGATAATTCCAAATTTGAAATCCCCACTCACAAAGCTTTTCAcattttgatctgtttttggTAATTTACCTTCGAAGCTTTTCTCAAGACTTCCAGTTCTCTTGAAGTTTTGATCGAAATGTGGTCTGCAGTAGAGAACTCCTTCAAAGGAGTTGTAATTGCTAAGCTGActcatcaagaagaagaagaagaagaagaagaaacagaacagtCAAATCTTTAGACCAATCAGTTTCCATAGccaaaaattcaaagatttctACTTAATTGATTGGACTTCttcatctacatatatatctaCTAGATCTACTTCTGGATTAATGAGAAATCATCACAAACTAGAATCAAAGATCAAACCTTGAGAGTTCCTTTGCAATGGTGACATCGGAAACAAGCTTTGTGGTAGACCCGGTTATCGGCGGTTAACTTGTCGACAAGATAAACTGTTTTGTCACATGCCATGCATTTCTGGGTTGTTCCTGCGAACGCCATTCTTGTAAGAGATCAGACTAAAAGACtcaggaaaaaagaaagaagctcaATAgtcttgagagagagagagagataaagaagaataagatgaagatgaaagaaagagattgtcAATTATTGTTGCTTGTTTTAATATGGGGACCAGatatattgaaaaatgaacatgcttcttctttttaaatatttaaagtaaaattcttttaggaaaaattgaaatttttaataaaatgtcacaaacaaaaaagttcaaGATGAGTATCGAATTTTGGATGCAAATTCGAATATTTGGTGTTTCTGACAACCCTAGCATTGTTTTTCGTGGTTGTCTAATCCACAAAACAAGATAAGcgatgaataaataaataatttgaacgttagcaacaaaactaaaaactgtactacaaaaagaaaaggtttcaACGGCattttttgtgttcttaattatttttgtccaaACTTGAAGTAACCCGTCAATATCTGTCTCCTAGATATTttgcttatattttttttacattaattCAGTTCTTTTATATCTAGAGTCAGGTAATTATTTAGAGAATGCATGCAGTTGCTTGACAGTGCGTAAGATTTACACAAATTTTTCTCAACAGTGAAGGCAATGCTCAATAGTCAATAACTGTTTGTAAGGAAATAGAACAGGGAAAACCAACTGGAAAGAATCTTTGTCTGGTTTTAGATAATGATTAAAAGCTGTATTGGTTATGTTGAATTAGTTGGAAATCTCTAAATATCTATAcactatttattttctttaatactATATGTTGTGTAGTGTGTATatgaataatgaaaatatctgAAACATGCTTTACCATAAAGGCTTTTGATGAGCTGTAGTATTGACATAATTGGTTGAAGAGAATGAGTGATCATAATGATACCTAACatcttttatttaatcaaaaatacctaacgttatttttatttgctaCTATAATAGACTCCAACCAATTTATTAGTATCATTTTATACAGTTTCTAACATTTTTGCCACTGCTTAGATTTATGGGCTTTCCCTTTCTGTCTGCATGGGCCTCCTCTCTTATATTAATAATCTGACTtaatgaaaacttttaaatcttTTGTAGTTTATTTTCCTCTAGATGCTAATTTTAGCAAAATGAAAAGATGTGTGATGGAAACGTAAAgttaaagcaaaagaagatggTGAATTGGTGATGCAATATTTTAGTCATGTGTCATTGTTTacatttatgatatattttactttaaaatacttttcttcattttcaatttttataaatcttcGTAGAACACATATTCACAAATGATGCTACTTTGGTGATCAGTTACTAAAAAATACCGAAATTGATTTTAGAAGATAGAGACGTGAATCTGTTTGCCAATATTAATTGGGCTCAACTTAAGCCCAAATTATATAAGGAAAGACTACCTAGTAACGAACAAGTAGCAGGTCAACTGTCCGAGCGTTGGCCAAATCTCTCTCACTTCCACAGGTTTCTCTCTCCGGCCAAATCTAACCTCCGGGGAACGTCGTTGGTCACTTATCACCGGTTAGAATTTCCTTCCCGCTTTATCCCGTAAACTTTTTTCCCATTGATTCCGATCGTTTATGTTCCTTCACCAAATCGATAAAGTTtgatctttttccttttcactATTATTAACAGACCAATCTGTTTACACAAGAAATCTACAGTAACTTATCACTTGAAAAGTTTTGATAAATAGTTAGtataataatttgttaattGTGTGTGtaaatttgatttcttgattgtgtgtgaattgtgatgaagagggaaaacaaaaaatggcgACTTTGGTTGATCCTCCTAATGGGATAAGGAATGAAGGGAAGCATTACTTCTCAATGTGGCAAACTCTGTTCGAGATCGACACTAAGTACATGCCTATCAAGCCTATTGGTCGTGGAGCTTACGGTGTTGTCTGCTCCTCTGTTAACAGTGACACCAACGAGAAAGTTGCTATCAAGAAGATTCACAATGTTTATGAGAATAGGATCGATGCGTTGAGGACTCTTCGGGAGCTCAAGCTTCTACGCCATCTTCGACATGAGAATGTCATTGCTTTGAAAGATGTCATGATGCCAATTCATAAGATGAGCTTCAAGGatgtttatcttgtttatgAGCTCATGGACACTGATCTCCACCAGATTATCAAGTCTTCTCAAGTTCTTAGTAACGATCATTGCCAATACTTCTTGTTCCAGGTGTGTGGTTGATCCCGTTCATTTACTGTTGGTTCTAGCTTTGCTTTCTCCTGAaattttgctttgctttgttctttttgtgtaGTTGCTTCGAGGGCTCAAGTATATTCATTCAGCCAATATCCTGCACCGAGATTTGAAACCTGGTAACCTTCTTGTCAACGCAAACTGCGATTTAAAGATATGCGATTTTGGACTAGCGCGTGCGAGCAACACCAAGGG
This sequence is a window from Arabidopsis thaliana chromosome 1 sequence. Protein-coding genes within it:
- a CDS encoding NEP-interacting protein, putative (DUF239) (Protein of Unknown Function (DUF239); FUNCTIONS IN: molecular_function unknown; INVOLVED IN: biological_process unknown; LOCATED IN: endomembrane system; CONTAINS InterPro DOMAIN/s: Protein of unknown function DUF239, plant (InterPro:IPR004314); BEST Arabidopsis thaliana protein match is: Protein of Unknown Function (DUF239) (TAIR:AT4G15050.1); Has 640 Blast hits to 606 proteins in 22 species: Archae - 0; Bacteria - 7; Metazoa - 0; Fungi - 4; Plants - 629; Viruses - 0; Other Eukaryotes - 0 (source: NCBI BLink).), with product MEVIWMFLMCCIFGNIIINHNNDFVEAKSLSKVEDLEIEKRLRTINKPAVKIIKSIDGERYGCVDFFKQPAFDHPSMKNHTYHYKMRPIWKRMRERKTNNTNFGYLWENGVGCPIGTVPIQRVTKEDLLRFDSFGDNHKPRGSWNFTTDDTNSDNQHHFAVARTVGQDKRFNGATMELCLTAPKVRPNQFSASRLHIQIGSDFLQTGFTVNPTLYKDDQPRTFVYTNSGGKSCYNNDCDVGMILVRQDFHLGMALLPVSVRGAKTTHYAIFGLIKDQINGNWWLQFGNAAEEVGFWPSSRFHQSSGNLVEWGGEAYSASQPSPQMGYGYFLDASMRYDAYIKRISVIDGFNNIDRKVAYTEKFVDDTRGYQVVDDYNIPAYPEAGHIIFYGGPGNI
- the WLIM1 gene encoding GATA type zinc finger transcription factor family protein (WLIM1; FUNCTIONS IN: sequence-specific DNA binding transcription factor activity, zinc ion binding; INVOLVED IN: biological_process unknown; LOCATED IN: plasma membrane; EXPRESSED IN: 23 plant structures; EXPRESSED DURING: 13 growth stages; CONTAINS InterPro DOMAIN/s: Zinc finger, LIM-type (InterPro:IPR001781); BEST Arabidopsis thaliana protein match is: GATA type zinc finger transcription factor family protein (TAIR:AT2G39900.1); Has 4354 Blast hits to 2727 proteins in 153 species: Archae - 0; Bacteria - 0; Metazoa - 3462; Fungi - 43; Plants - 506; Viruses - 0; Other Eukaryotes - 343 (source: NCBI BLink).) yields the protein MAFAGTTQKCMACDKTVYLVDKLTADNRVYHKACFRCHHCKGTLKLSNYNSFEGVLYCRPHFDQNFKRTGSLEKSFEGTPKIGKPDRPLEGERPAGTKVSNMFGGTREKCVGCDKTVYPIEKVSVNGTLYHKSCFKCTHGGCTISPSNYIAHEGKLYCKHHHIQLIKEKGNLSQLEGGGENAAKDKVVAA
- the WLIM1 gene encoding GATA type zinc finger transcription factor family protein, with the translated sequence MSQLSNYNSFEGVLYCRPHFDQNFKRTGSLEKSFEGTPKIGKPDRPLEGERPAGTKVSNMFGGTREKCVGCDKTVYPIEKVSVNGTLYHKSCFKCTHGGCTISPSNYIAHEGKLYCKHHHIQLIKEKGNLSQLEGGGENAAKDKVVAA
- the MPK1 gene encoding mitogen-activated protein kinase 1 (mitogen-activated protein kinase 1 (MPK1); CONTAINS InterPro DOMAIN/s: Protein kinase, ATP binding site (InterPro:IPR017441), Protein kinase, catalytic domain (InterPro:IPR000719), Serine/threonine-protein kinase domain (InterPro:IPR002290), Serine/threonine-protein kinase-like domain (InterPro:IPR017442), Protein kinase-like domain (InterPro:IPR011009), Serine/threonine-protein kinase, active site (InterPro:IPR008271); BEST Arabidopsis thaliana protein match is: mitogen-activated protein kinase homolog 2 (TAIR:AT1G59580.2); Has 120133 Blast hits to 118709 proteins in 4414 species: Archae - 90; Bacteria - 12052; Metazoa - 45818; Fungi - 12226; Plants - 29321; Viruses - 480; Other Eukaryotes - 20146 (source: NCBI BLink).), translated to MATLVDPPNGIRNEGKHYFSMWQTLFEIDTKYMPIKPIGRGAYGVVCSSVNSDTNEKVAIKKIHNVYENRIDALRTLRELKLLRHLRHENVIALKDVMMPIHKMSFKDVYLVYELMDTDLHQIIKSSQVLSNDHCQYFLFQLLRGLKYIHSANILHRDLKPGNLLVNANCDLKICDFGLARASNTKGQFMTEYVVTRWYRAPELLLCCDNYGTSIDVWSVGCIFAELLGRKPIFQGTECLNQLKLIVNILGSQREEDLEFIDNPKAKRYIRSLPYSPGMSLSRLYPGAHVLAIDLLQKMLVFDPSKRISVSEALQHPYMAPLYDPNANPPAQVPIDLDVDEDLREEMIREMMWNEMLHYHPQASTLNTEL